A window of Bacillus toyonensis BCT-7112 genomic DNA:
TATTCGTAACAGTCGTTATTGGAGGGTTTGCTGGATTTATAAGAAAACTTGCAGTAACGTTCGATTGGTTTCTAATATTTCCACCGCTCGGAACACTCGTCACTGTAACTTGAAACGTAATCGTAGCCGTTTGTCCGACCGGAATATTTGGTACTGGGAAACCTGCCATAGGATCCGCGCCTTGCTGAACAACTCCATTTATCGTCACACTATTTGCTACAAACGCAGTTCCAACAGGAATCGGATCTTGAAAAATAATATTCGTTGCAGGAACAGTTCCTGTATTTTGAATAAGAATTGTATACGTTAACGTATCTCCTACGCCTGCTTGCGGTGTGTTTACACTCTTTATTACATTAATTGATCCTACATTTACTCGCGTCACAACAATATTACTAATCGTTACAATTGTAATTGGTGGCTGCAGAGGACTTACTTGGAAATCAGCAGTTACATTCGCATTATTCGGAAGAACTCTATTTGGTGGTACACTCGTGATCGTCACTTGAAAAGTAACTGTTACCATCCCTCCTACTGGAATATTAGCAAGTGGAAATCCAGTTGTTGGGTTTAAACCTGGCTGAGGCGTTCCATTTATTGTTACACTATTTGCTACAAACGTTGTTCCAGATGGAATTGGATCAAGGAATGATACATTTGTCGCTGCTACTGTTCCACTATTTTGTATACGAACTGTATACGTTAACGTATCTCCTACACCTGCTTCAGTAGCACTTACACTTTTCATTACATTTAACCCTGAAGAATTCACGACTGTCATAACAGTATTACTTGGTACTGTTACAGTAATCGGTGGCTCTGTCGGATTTACAAGGAAATCTCCAGTTACATTCGCATTATTTACGACATTATTTCCTTGGGGAATTTCATCAATTAATACTTCAAAAGTAACAATTACACTCGCACCAGTAGGCAAATTATTTAATGGGAATCCAAGTTCTGGATCTGCCCCTTCTTGTAAAACACCATTAACAACTACACTATTTTCAATAAATAATGTCCCTTGTGGAATTGAATCTTGGAAAAATACATTTGTAGCTGGTACACTACCTGCATTTATAACTTCGATTGTATATACTAAAACATCCCCTACCGTTGCAACATCTGTATTCACTGCTTTCACAACTTCAAAATTCCCTGATTGTACAGTTGTATTCACAATATTACTCGGTACATTGATTGTTACTGGCGGTTCGCTCGGATTCACTTGAAAACTTGCTGTTACATTTGCTTGATTTAAAATATCTTCATTTTCTGGATCCTGTACAATTAATACTTCAAATGTGACTACAACTGTTTGAGCCGCAGGAATATTTGGAAGAGAAAATCCTGTATTCGGATTCAATCCACTTTGCGGTACTCCATTAATTGTTACAGAATTTGCAACGAAAGAAACAGCGGAAGAAATAGTGTCTTGGAAAAGCACATTTGTTAACGGAACATTTCCTGTATTTTGGACGGCAATTGTGTATGTTAAAGTGTCTCCTACTGCCGCTTGCGTTGTATTCACTTCTTTTATTACATTTAAACCACCCGTATTAACTTGTGTCACTACAGTATTCGTTTGTCTATTAATCGTTACTGGCGGCTGATTTGGTTTAACGACGAAATTAGCAGATACATTTCCACGATTCGCAATCGTACCTCCTGATGGCGTAGATGTCACTCGTACTTGAAAAGTCACTGTCCTACTTCCGCCGGGAGATATATTTGCTACCGCAAACCCAGTCGCTGGATTTGCCCCAGGTTGCGAAACCCCATCTACAGTCACACTATTTGCAATAAAAGTCGTTCCAATTGGGATTGGATCTTGAAAAACAACATTCGTCGCAAGTACATTTCCTGTATTCTCAATTGTAACGGTGTACGTAAGAACGTCATTCACTGTCGCAAAAGCTCTATCCACTGTTTTTCTCGTTCTTATATCAGCTATATTAATTGTAGTAACTACGGTATTACTCGTCGCTTGACCTGAAATTGGTTGTTGACCAGGCACTGGGGTAAAGGTAAAGGTTGCACTTGCACGGTTCGGTATTGGATTGACAAGAGGGTTCGATGTCACTCGTACTTGAAAGCGTACTACAGTCGTTTGCGATGCATTAATACTTCCAAGATTAATACTACTTGATGGATTCGCTCCTGGACGTGCTACTCCATTAACCGTAACACTATTAGCTACAAATGTTGTTCCTGCAGGGATACTATCAACAAAAATAACATTGTTTGCAGCAACATTCCCATTATTCGTCACATTAACTGTGTACGTTAATACATCATTAAGAGTTGCCGTCTGTAGATCTACAGATTTTTGCATACTTATAGTCGCTTGATTCACTGTCGTTTGTACTGTGTTTGAAGAAGACGTACTTGTAATAGGGGCACTACCGACAAAAGGACGGAATTGATATGACACCATTGCACGATTTGGAATAGGATTTGGGTTCGGGAACGATGTTATTCGAACTTGAAATGCAACAATTCTTTGCGTGTTATTTGGGATTGTACCTAAATTAATTCCATTCGCGGGATTCGCACTCGGTTGCGTTACTCCACCTACCGTTACACTACCTGCTACGAATGTAGTTCCGTTCGGAATACTATCTTGTAATACAACGTTTTCTGCACTTCCTGTTCCTGTATTCGGGACCGTAATCGTATAGGTGAGAGTATCCCCTACCCCTGCAACGGTTCTATTTACCGATTTAACAGGATTAATGATTGGACCTGTTGCATCAATTTGAACACCAAAACCAGCTGCAGCGTATCCATCTCCATTTGTGACAAAGCGAACAGTTGCTGACGTCTGATTGTTTACTAAAGATGAGGAGGCATCTACATTCGTAATATCCCACCCTTGTCTTCGGATCGCTAAAGCTATTCCTAACGGCTGATTCAGATTTCCAAATGTTCCGCTCGTATCTAAATTTCCATTGTCATTACAAATTTGTGACTGAAAGAAATTATTTGCAGGATTTCTCGGTCCGAATAAAGTAACTGTAGCATTTGCATTCGGCCCAAAACGAAGTTGATCTCCAACAATGTTAGCATCACCTTCTTGGGCAGTTACAAGTACTCTTCCTGTAACTGTTCCCGTAGACGGCGTTGCAAAACCTGAAATAACAGCATCTACTGGTGGTGATGATGCCTCAATAATTTCTTGTCCTGCATACACCGATAAATTCCTTAGTGGTAAACTCACATTTTGATAAACTACCTCAAGCGTCCAGCCAACCGAACGACTAATTGTTGAATCAGCTGAAGTTCTTGCAGCTGGCACGGCACCTGTTGTATATGTGCCAGCCCCACCTGCACTAATAAGGTTCGTTACGTTAGCAGAACGACTATAATAAAACTGCTTCCCTACTGAACCTTGCTGGGCAGTTGCTGGGTCTGGTGTAACAGAAAATGTCCCCGCTGGTGTTGTAAAGGTAATATTATCATTTAAAAACGCAGTAACATCCTCCGTATCAGTCCGGTATGTGCCAGCCCACACAAGTTCTGCGTATAAGACACTACTCCCTGCTGGAAGGTTCAAAATTGCACTTGCAGAATTTAATCGCCAATCATTTGTCGTTCCTGCTGGGAATCCTGGCACTTGAAGCGATGTATTTACCGTAGTAAATACATCAATCGTACCGAAATTATTGCCTGGTGCAGGAGATGTAGGACTGAGTCCCAACGTGTTCCCAGTGAACGTGACGGCACCAGTAACTGTCGTTGTAAAGCGATTCATAAAAGGCACGTAATCATCTCATTTCATTTATAGTAAAAAGTGCTCTATACTATAAAATGTAGACAAACTATAGAGTGTACGTTGTCCAACAAAATTCCGCACATACGAGAGGAGTTTATAAAACTATGCGCTACGTTATCATAACAGGAACTTCACAAGGTTTAGGTGAGGCAATTGCCGCGCAATTATTAGAAGAAAGCACAACCATCATCTCTATTTCTAGAAGAGAAAACAAAGAGCTTACTAAACTTGCAGAACAATATAACAGCAATTGTATTTTCCATTCCTTAGATCTTCAAGATGTACATCATTTAGAAACTAACTTTAACGAAATCATTTCATCCATTAAAGAAGACAATGTATCTTCTATTCATTTAATTAATAATGCAGGTACAGTTGCACCTATGAAGCCGATTGAAAAAGCAGAAAGCGAACAATTCATTACGAACGTTCACATTAATTTACTTGCCCCTATGATTCTTACATCTATGTTCATGAAACATACGAAAGACTGGAAAGTAGATAAACGCGTTGTAAACATTTCATCTGGTGCAGGAAAAAAACCTTACTTTGGCTGGGGCGCTTATTGTACTACGAAAGCTGGTGTGAATATGTTTACACAATGCGTAGCGACTGAAGAAGAGGAAAAAGAATATCCAGTAAAAATCGTCGCTTTTGCACCTGGTGTTGTGGATACAAATATGCAAGTACAAATTCGTGAAACAAATAAAGAAGACTTCACAAATTTAGACCGATTCATCACACTAAAAGAAGAAGGAAAGCTATTATCACCTGAATATGTGGCAAAAGCTATTCGTAACTTACTAGAAACTGAGAACTTCCCGCAAGGCGAAGTTATTAGAATTGATGAATAATAAAAAGGCGTGCTAAATAGCACGCCTTTTTTATTCTACTTCTCTAAAAATATGAGCACAGACTCCGCAATTTGTTCATAACCAATTTCTTGATAAATTTTATTAGATGTCGGATTGGCTAAATCAGTATATAGTGTAGTCGTCTTGTACCCTTCGTCTAACATACGTTGACTGAGTGCCGCTACACAATTAGATGCGTACCCTTTTTTTCGTGCTTCTTTCGGGGTATAAACGAAATTTACTGTTATATTATTTGTAGTTGGTCTCGTTTTTGCAGCTACAGAAACGAGTTTCCCATCTACTTCTAGACCAAATAGACGATTATTAGTGATTAATGTATGTGCGGTTTGTTCCGCTTCTTCTTTCGTAGTTGGGAGCTTCACATCTTCACAAAATTGATATATCCATTTTTCTATTAATGGCAACTCATCATTAGTTATTTCTCGAAAAATTCCATCCTCGTTCCACTTCTTCTTAATTTGTTGTAATGCATATACACCTTGTTTCATTACAACATTCGTTTTCTTATTTTCTAACACCGCAAGCTCTTCAGCTAATTTCTGTACAATTTCCTTATTACCGATCAATCCAGGAATGTCCGGATATACTTTCGATAACTCTTTTGCAAGTTTCACTATATCTACTTCCGAATTTTCAGAAGTTGCAACAATCATTTGTATCTTCTCTTCTGTTTGAAGAAATACAACTGTAATTTCTTCTCCTCGTTTCGCTACCCCCATAAACGTCGGTTCTTGAGCTACTTGTAATATACCTAACATTAAATTATTTTCCTGCTCATTCTTTTCTAAAAATGGTGTAACATCTTCTTTAAAATGAAGAATCTCTTTATATACGTGTAATTGAATCATCGACAATCTCTTCTCTCCATTTATATTTTAATTAAGTATTGGCGATTAATTCATTAAATCCTTCTTTTACGATTCGATAATATTTGAAACTAATATGTTCAAATTATATTCAGCTCGTAATATTCTCCGTTTTTCCGTTTCAAATCGCTCTTCTTCATTTTTAAATGACTCTTTACGCTTTTGAATCATTCGTTCCATCTCTTTTTTACTCGGTCCTCCGTATACATTTCTTTTTTGAATAAAAGCTTCTGGCGATATAATTTCTTTCCACTCTTTTTCCAATAAATGTATTTTAAATTTTTCTTGTAAGTATATATTTACATCTTTGAAATGTAATTCATGAAGCTCCTTTTTCTGCACCAATGACATATTAGCAATCGTACTTGCTGCATGATGAGCATGCCGAAATGGAATTTTATAGTTTTTTGTTAAAACATCTGCAAAATCAGTTATCGTTATTGCATGTTTATAGGAACGACTTTTTAACGTTTCTTCTTCTACTTTCATCGTTCGAATGACTGCATTCATAATAGAAAATACGCGAATCGTCTTTTCGATTCCTTTATATAAATACGGCTGTAAGTCATCTTCCGTATCGACAATATCCCCAAATGGTGTATTATGAATCATTTGAAATACTGTAAATGCTTCTCCTAAAGCGCTACTCGTAATAGCACGAGCATGCTCAATTGAAACTGGATTTCGTTTTTGTGGCATAATACTACTAATTTGCACATATGGCTTCGCAACAGTAATACCATCATATTCTTTCGTCGCTAATAATAAGAAGTCATGAATCCATCTACTCGTATTTGTCATCATTATCATAAGTAACGAGCTAACATCTAATAAATAATCCGCTCCAGCGACAGCATCATATGAGTTCTCAATTACATTTGTAAATCCAAGTA
This region includes:
- a CDS encoding GNAT family N-acetyltransferase — its product is MSMIQLHVYKEILHFKEDVTPFLEKNEQENNLMLGILQVAQEPTFMGVAKRGEEITVVFLQTEEKIQMIVATSENSEVDIVKLAKELSKVYPDIPGLIGNKEIVQKLAEELAVLENKKTNVVMKQGVYALQQIKKKWNEDGIFREITNDELPLIEKWIYQFCEDVKLPTTKEEAEQTAHTLITNNRLFGLEVDGKLVSVAAKTRPTTNNITVNFVYTPKEARKKGYASNCVAALSQRMLDEGYKTTTLYTDLANPTSNKIYQEIGYEQIAESVLIFLEK
- a CDS encoding (S)-benzoin forming benzil reductase, with product MRYVIITGTSQGLGEAIAAQLLEESTTIISISRRENKELTKLAEQYNSNCIFHSLDLQDVHHLETNFNEIISSIKEDNVSSIHLINNAGTVAPMKPIEKAESEQFITNVHINLLAPMILTSMFMKHTKDWKVDKRVVNISSGAGKKPYFGWGAYCTTKAGVNMFTQCVATEEEEKEYPVKIVAFAPGVVDTNMQVQIRETNKEDFTNLDRFITLKEEGKLLSPEYVAKAIRNLLETENFPQGEVIRIDE
- the argH gene encoding argininosuccinate lyase yields the protein MKQSKEEFIKNEGADFPGKTYVDCVLQHVFNFQYNHLLKDMFQVHKAHIMMLTEESLIKKEEATVILKALKKVEGMPKDQLRYTEQHEDLFFLVEHLISQEAKCDFVSNMHIGRSRNDMGVTMYRMSLRRYVLRLMEHHLLLQESILQLADDHKGTIMPAYTHTQPAQPTTFGHYMLAIYDTMQRDLERMKKTYQILNQSPMGAAALSTTSFPIKRERVSHLLGFTNVIENSYDAVAGADYLLDVSSLLMIMMTNTSRWIHDFLLLATKEYDGITVAKPYVQISSIMPQKRNPVSIEHARAITSSALGEAFTVFQMIHNTPFGDIVDTEDDLQPYLYKGIEKTIRVFSIMNAVIRTMKVEEETLKSRSYKHAITITDFADVLTKNYKIPFRHAHHAASTIANMSLVQKKELHELHFKDVNIYLQEKFKIHLLEKEWKEIISPEAFIQKRNVYGGPSKKEMERMIQKRKESFKNEEERFETEKRRILRAEYNLNILVSNIIES
- a CDS encoding DUF7507 domain-containing protein: MPFMNRFTTTVTGAVTFTGNTLGLSPTSPAPGNNFGTIDVFTTVNTSLQVPGFPAGTTNDWRLNSASAILNLPAGSSVLYAELVWAGTYRTDTEDVTAFLNDNITFTTPAGTFSVTPDPATAQQGSVGKQFYYSRSANVTNLISAGGAGTYTTGAVPAARTSADSTISRSVGWTLEVVYQNVSLPLRNLSVYAGQEIIEASSPPVDAVISGFATPSTGTVTGRVLVTAQEGDANIVGDQLRFGPNANATVTLFGPRNPANNFFQSQICNDNGNLDTSGTFGNLNQPLGIALAIRRQGWDITNVDASSSLVNNQTSATVRFVTNGDGYAAAGFGVQIDATGPIINPVKSVNRTVAGVGDTLTYTITVPNTGTGSAENVVLQDSIPNGTTFVAGSVTVGGVTQPSANPANGINLGTIPNNTQRIVAFQVRITSFPNPNPIPNRAMVSYQFRPFVGSAPITSTSSSNTVQTTVNQATISMQKSVDLQTATLNDVLTYTVNVTNNGNVAANNVIFVDSIPAGTTFVANSVTVNGVARPGANPSSSINLGSINASQTTVVRFQVRVTSNPLVNPIPNRASATFTFTPVPGQQPISGQATSNTVVTTINIADIRTRKTVDRAFATVNDVLTYTVTIENTGNVLATNVVFQDPIPIGTTFIANSVTVDGVSQPGANPATGFAVANISPGGSRTVTFQVRVTSTPSGGTIANRGNVSANFVVKPNQPPVTINRQTNTVVTQVNTGGLNVIKEVNTTQAAVGDTLTYTIAVQNTGNVPLTNVLFQDTISSAVSFVANSVTINGVPQSGLNPNTGFSLPNIPAAQTVVVTFEVLIVQDPENEDILNQANVTASFQVNPSEPPVTINVPSNIVNTTVQSGNFEVVKAVNTDVATVGDVLVYTIEVINAGSVPATNVFFQDSIPQGTLFIENSVVVNGVLQEGADPELGFPLNNLPTGASVIVTFEVLIDEIPQGNNVVNNANVTGDFLVNPTEPPITVTVPSNTVMTVVNSSGLNVMKSVSATEAGVGDTLTYTVRIQNSGTVAATNVSFLDPIPSGTTFVANSVTINGTPQPGLNPTTGFPLANIPVGGMVTVTFQVTITSVPPNRVLPNNANVTADFQVSPLQPPITIVTISNIVVTRVNVGSINVIKSVNTPQAGVGDTLTYTILIQNTGTVPATNIIFQDPIPVGTAFVANSVTINGVVQQGADPMAGFPVPNIPVGQTATITFQVTVTSVPSGGNIRNQSNVTASFLINPANPPITTVTNSNFVVTQVNTAQLNIQKSSSVQQAAFGETYTYSVVIRNNGTVPATNVSFIDPIAPETAFVANSVTINGISQLGLDPNIGFPLPNIAAGASVTVTFQVTVVTPSPRGAVLNTASATATFLLNPLQPPVTTTNSSNTTVVTIPLPPPGEVTATKAVDVATGAVGDVLTYSVLITNVGIIPVTDVLFQDVIPEGTTFVENSVTIGGVQQFGLNPEIGFTVTPLLIAGGSITVTFQVTITEIPDNEVILNDADVTFTSQPNPQEPPITETILTNLVVTTINIAFIFPLKLVDKEVATVGEILTYDVLIFNFGTVAATNVQFIDTTSAGVAFVPGSVSINGVPAPGLDPFIGFTVPDIPVDDFVLVTYQETVTSIPEGGTVVNFVDVTATFAVSETEPPITETTTSNTTLTEINESGLNVLKSVSQPIVAVGDTITYTTVVQNTGTVTATNVQYSDVLPSSIAFVPNSVTIDGVLQPGFNPNNGFPLPDINPGESVEVTFQVTVVSVPSNGTIVNTANVTGSFVLVPGEPPVIVNQPSNTTLTTVNRGQFNVIKQVNRAATLVGDVLTYTVQITNTGTVIANDVQFVDTISAGASFVPNSVTVNGVSQLNLNPITGFGVGDIPVGETVIVTFQATVTTIPSSGTITNVANITGSFTLVPGEPPVIVTDPSNTTITRINRGRFSIIKSVNKEATRLGDTLTYSVQVTNTGTVTATNVQFIDVPSPSLEFVPGSVQINGIPQVGLDPFVGFSLPDLAVGDSVLITFEVNVISIPPSSSIMNTARVTGNFELIPGEPPFTITNSSNTTVTPVNRGSLDMLKEVDHSIVGVGETVTYRVRILNTGTADAMNVQFIDVLSPEAVFVPNSVTVNGVARPGVNPQVGFTILDIPVGETAIVTYEATITSFPDGGTVVNVAGASAEYILVPGEPPVTVMDTSNTVIVTVNTAILFVAKGANFEVAMVGDVVTYGIAVINDSTVPVTNIVLTDIIDPNTLFINGTVTVNDVPLPFANPNTGIPLGDFQPNDAAIINFQVVITGGQINNLVTNTATATGLATVNPNEPPVVVEGDSNTVVIPFIPQNVSTTVVKTANLQTATIGDVITFTTVITNTGDTVMQNIRFQDMLDSSVRFIPGSVIVDSVPLRNVSPVSGFLIGNLNPGEARTVSFQVVVQSAPSGSGNYINQASIRFEHQVGTVLPPVTQIIESNMVVIPFVPTIEQICETNFNCLDKIPFQCSPCNHLQINKK